Proteins co-encoded in one Methylobacterium sp. WL1 genomic window:
- a CDS encoding glutathione S-transferase family protein: MADTPDIEFYHAPNTRSTGVRVLLEELGAPHRLHVLNMRAGEHLGDAYRAINPMAKVPAIRTRDALVTEQAAVYLYLADLFPEAGLAPSLTDPTRGTYLRWMVFYGSCFEPAVIDRHLKREPGPRAMSAYADYDSVIARVAEALKPGPYLLGDRFSAADILWGSALGWTMGFGLVAPDPVLSAYVDRIRARPAFRNVAAADARLAQEHEAAAAGTS, encoded by the coding sequence ATGGCCGACACGCCGGACATCGAGTTCTACCACGCCCCCAATACCCGCTCGACCGGCGTGCGCGTGCTGCTGGAGGAACTCGGCGCCCCGCATCGCCTGCACGTGCTCAACATGCGGGCCGGCGAACATCTCGGGGATGCCTATCGCGCCATCAACCCGATGGCCAAGGTGCCGGCGATCCGCACCCGCGACGCGCTCGTGACCGAGCAGGCGGCGGTTTACCTGTATCTGGCCGACCTGTTTCCCGAGGCCGGCCTCGCCCCGTCACTCACCGATCCCACCCGGGGGACGTATCTGCGCTGGATGGTGTTCTACGGCTCGTGCTTCGAGCCCGCGGTGATCGACCGCCATCTCAAGCGCGAGCCCGGGCCGCGCGCCATGTCGGCCTATGCCGACTACGACAGCGTGATCGCCCGCGTCGCCGAAGCGCTGAAGCCGGGGCCGTACCTGCTCGGCGACCGCTTCAGCGCCGCCGATATCCTTTGGGGCAGCGCACTCGGCTGGACGATGGGCTTCGGTCTGGTCGCGCCCGATCCGGTGCTGTCGGCCTATGTCGACCGGATCCGGGCCCGCCCGGCCTTCCGGAACGTGGCCGCCGCGGATGCGCGGCTCGCACAGGAGCACGAGGCGGCCGCGGCGGGCACGTCCTGA
- a CDS encoding response regulator — translation MAKILLVEDHEEIWDFLSRRLKRRGYEVILAHDGEAGVQQARSGQPDVILLDMNLPVLDGWSAARALKSGSDTRAIPIIALTAHAMSGDRDKAIQAGCDDYHPKPVDFSKLLSQISAALGETAQAG, via the coding sequence ATGGCGAAGATACTGTTAGTCGAGGACCATGAAGAGATCTGGGACTTCCTGTCCCGCCGCCTCAAGCGCCGCGGCTACGAGGTGATCCTGGCGCATGACGGCGAGGCCGGCGTGCAGCAGGCCCGGTCGGGCCAGCCCGACGTGATCCTGCTCGACATGAACCTGCCGGTCCTCGACGGCTGGTCGGCGGCGCGCGCCCTGAAATCCGGATCCGACACGCGGGCGATCCCGATCATCGCGCTCACCGCGCACGCGATGTCCGGGGACCGGGACAAGGCCATCCAGGCGGGGTGCGACGACTACCATCCCAAGCCCGTGGATTTCTCCAAGCTGCTCAGCCAGATCAGCGCCGCGCTGGGCGAGACCGCACAAGCCGGCTGA
- a CDS encoding hybrid sensor histidine kinase/response regulator — translation MSDSPEKPPIGPSAVVRDGAASDVADPKSDIFFAAVETTRMPMIVTDPRQPDNPIIFANRAFLAMTGYTPEELVGRNCRFLQGPETDRETVDQIRSAIAESREFATEILNYRKNGSSFWNALFVSPVYNSAGELVYFFGSQLDVSRRRDAEEALGQAQKMEALGQLTGGIAHDFNNLLQVIVGYVDILASGLEKPDADRARLGRATDNIRQAAERATTLTQQLLAFARKQRLDGRAVNLNTLIEGMREMVARSVGEAVTIELDLDRDLWNCRVDPTQAEVAILNVLINARDAMPDGGTVRITTENNAVTASGEIGPLRAGRYVSIAIRDNGTGIPPAVLARVMDPFFTTKEEGKGTGLGLSMVYGFAKQSGGAAQIESVVGAGTTVRLSFPATDGDAHAPSKVSHRAVDRQGTETILIVDDREDVAELARTILRDFGYTTLMASNAREALEILESSERIDLLFTDLIMPGGMNGVLLAREARRRQPKLKVLLATGYAEASLERTDIGGSEFDLLNKPYRRTELVRRVRAILDGPTGVG, via the coding sequence ATGTCCGATTCCCCTGAAAAACCTCCGATCGGACCGAGCGCAGTCGTCAGGGACGGCGCGGCGAGCGATGTCGCCGACCCCAAGAGCGACATCTTCTTCGCCGCGGTGGAAACCACCCGGATGCCGATGATCGTCACCGATCCGCGCCAGCCGGACAATCCAATCATCTTCGCCAACCGCGCCTTCCTGGCGATGACCGGCTACACGCCCGAGGAACTGGTTGGGCGCAATTGCCGGTTCCTGCAGGGCCCGGAGACCGACCGCGAGACCGTCGATCAGATCCGCTCGGCGATCGCCGAGAGCCGCGAATTCGCCACCGAGATCCTGAACTACCGCAAGAACGGCTCGAGCTTCTGGAACGCCCTGTTCGTCTCGCCGGTGTACAATTCGGCCGGGGAGCTCGTGTATTTCTTCGGCTCGCAGCTCGACGTCTCACGCCGGCGCGACGCCGAGGAGGCGTTGGGCCAGGCGCAGAAGATGGAGGCGTTGGGCCAGCTTACCGGCGGCATCGCGCACGACTTCAACAACCTGCTGCAAGTCATCGTCGGCTACGTCGACATCCTGGCCTCCGGGCTCGAGAAGCCCGATGCGGACCGCGCCCGGCTCGGGCGCGCCACCGACAACATCCGGCAGGCGGCCGAACGTGCGACGACCCTGACGCAGCAGCTCCTGGCCTTCGCCCGCAAGCAGCGGCTGGACGGGCGCGCCGTCAACCTCAACACGCTGATCGAGGGGATGCGCGAGATGGTCGCCCGCTCGGTGGGCGAGGCGGTGACGATCGAGCTGGATCTCGACCGGGACCTCTGGAACTGCCGCGTGGACCCGACGCAGGCCGAGGTCGCGATCCTCAACGTGCTGATCAACGCCCGGGACGCCATGCCGGATGGCGGCACCGTCCGGATCACCACGGAGAACAACGCGGTCACGGCCAGCGGCGAGATCGGGCCGCTGCGCGCGGGCCGCTACGTCAGCATCGCGATCCGGGATAACGGCACCGGCATCCCGCCCGCGGTTCTGGCCCGGGTGATGGATCCGTTCTTCACCACCAAGGAGGAGGGCAAGGGCACCGGGCTCGGCCTGTCGATGGTCTACGGCTTCGCCAAGCAGTCCGGCGGCGCCGCCCAGATCGAGTCCGTGGTCGGCGCCGGCACGACGGTGCGCCTGTCCTTCCCGGCGACCGACGGCGACGCGCACGCCCCGTCCAAGGTCTCGCACCGGGCGGTGGACCGGCAGGGTACCGAGACGATCCTGATCGTGGACGACCGCGAGGATGTGGCCGAGCTCGCCCGCACCATCCTGCGGGACTTCGGCTACACGACGCTGATGGCCAGCAATGCCCGCGAGGCCCTGGAGATCCTGGAATCCAGCGAGCGGATCGATCTGCTGTTCACCGACCTGATCATGCCGGGCGGCATGAACGGCGTGCTGCTCGCCCGCGAGGCGCGCCGCCGCCAGCCCAAGCTCAAGGTCCTGCTGGCCACGGGCTATGCGGAGGCGAGCCTGGAGCGAACCGATATCGGCGGTTCCGAGTTTGACCTTCTCAACAAGCCTTACCGGCGCACGGAGCTGGTCCGCCGCGTGCGGGCCATCCTCGACGGTCCCACCGGCGTAGGCTGA
- a CDS encoding plasmid stabilization protein, whose product MAQGDKAKYTDKQKRKADHIADSYEARGVPEQEAESRAWATVNKDDGGGKKPGGSGRGKDTGHPAAHTGGDTGGKASASRTPEQRSASAKKAAATRKANAAASA is encoded by the coding sequence GTGGCGCAGGGCGACAAGGCGAAATACACCGACAAGCAGAAGCGCAAGGCCGATCACATCGCCGACTCCTACGAGGCGCGCGGCGTGCCGGAGCAGGAAGCGGAATCCCGCGCCTGGGCCACGGTCAACAAGGACGACGGCGGCGGCAAGAAGCCGGGCGGCTCCGGCCGCGGCAAGGACACCGGCCATCCAGCGGCCCACACGGGCGGCGACACGGGCGGCAAGGCCTCCGCAAGCCGGACACCTGAGCAACGCTCGGCCTCGGCCAAGAAGGCGGCGGCGACGCGCAAGGCGAATGCTGCGGCCAGTGCGTGA
- a CDS encoding ketopantoate reductase family protein: protein MKVAILGAGAVGCYYGFLLARAGHAVTLIGRPALVEAVAANGLVLESAAGRAAVAVPATTASDGVAGADLVLVCVKSGDTEAAGATIAPHLGPSATILSLQNGVDNAERLGVVLGRPVVPVAVYVATAMVGPGQVRHNGRGDLVLGASAASETIAAALIAAGIPTTVSERALDALWGKLILNCAYNALSALTQLPYGRLVQGEGVVAAMTDVVQECVAVANAAGVSVPDDILDTVLALSTSMADQRSSTAQDLARGRPSEIDHLNGYVVRKGAALGIPTPANRMLHTLVKLAEAQR, encoded by the coding sequence ATGAAGGTCGCAATCCTCGGGGCCGGCGCGGTCGGCTGCTATTACGGGTTCCTGCTCGCGCGGGCCGGCCATGCGGTCACGCTGATCGGCCGCCCGGCCCTGGTCGAGGCGGTCGCGGCAAACGGGCTGGTGCTGGAGAGCGCGGCCGGGCGTGCCGCCGTGGCGGTTCCTGCGACGACGGCGAGCGATGGTGTCGCCGGGGCGGATCTGGTGCTCGTCTGCGTCAAGTCGGGCGACACGGAAGCGGCCGGGGCGACCATCGCGCCCCATCTCGGCCCCTCGGCGACGATCCTCAGCCTCCAGAACGGCGTCGACAACGCCGAGCGCCTGGGCGTCGTGCTCGGGCGGCCGGTGGTGCCGGTGGCGGTCTACGTCGCCACCGCGATGGTCGGGCCGGGGCAGGTGCGGCACAACGGCCGGGGCGACCTCGTGCTCGGCGCCTCGGCAGCCAGCGAAACCATCGCCGCCGCGCTCATCGCCGCCGGGATCCCGACCACCGTCTCGGAACGCGCCCTGGACGCGCTCTGGGGCAAGCTAATCCTGAACTGCGCCTACAACGCCCTGTCGGCCCTGACCCAGTTGCCCTACGGCCGCCTGGTGCAGGGTGAGGGCGTCGTCGCGGCGATGACCGATGTGGTGCAGGAATGCGTCGCGGTGGCGAACGCCGCGGGCGTGTCGGTACCCGACGACATCCTCGACACGGTGCTCGCCCTCAGCACCAGCATGGCCGACCAGCGCTCCTCCACCGCCCAGGACCTCGCCCGGGGCCGGCCGAGCGAGATCGACCACCTCAACGGTTATGTCGTTCGGAAGGGGGCTGCGCTCGGCATCCCGACGCCGGCGAACCGGATGCTCCACACGTTGGTCAAGCTGGCGGAAGCGCAAAGGTAA
- a CDS encoding FAD-binding and (Fe-S)-binding domain-containing protein, with the protein MIPVLTRHTEAVPLYEAVVAELRLRGFAGDLSVSAADRAVFSTDNSIYQVEPGAVAFPRSRDDLVRIAKLLDDPRFTEIVIRPRGGATGTNGQSLGHGLVVDTSRHMNRILEIDVARRIVRVEPGVVKDQLNRALAEHGLFFAPELSTSNRATIGGMISTDACGQGSCLYGKTRDHVLALTCVLAEGTVWTAEPLDAAGLEAAQARNDRVGEIHRTVDTVVTENAALIAERFPKLNRCLTGYDLAHLRDADGRFDLKSVICGSEGTLALIAEARLNVLPIPKASVLVALSYVDFDAALRDAQALLPFGAASVETIDSTVLGLARKDPIWAEVRAFFPDDPAGRPVHGINLVEFVGDDADGVDAALARLTTVLEAERGTDTKRLGFTIARGDAIEKLWTMRKKAVGLLGAAKGDARPIPFVEDTAVPPERLADFIAEFRALLDAKGLRYGMFGHVDAGVLHVRPAIDLKDPNQNALIREVTEGVVALTAKYGGLLWGEHGKGFRSEFVPATFGPLMPALEAVKRAFDPGDRMNPGKIATARGGALTRIDGVPRRGEQDRTIPPPVRQDFDEALHCNGNGACFTFDPDDAMCPSWKATRERRHSPKGRASLMREWLRLASQAGMDPSAELKRQRPGWWADVFATMRSGFRRRSEADDFSHAVKEAMDGCLACKSCTGSCPIKVDVPTFRAKFLALYHARYARPLKDHLVAALEPLLPLAARMPRLSNAALANPLARMLLAKAGLVGIPALSPIDLTARLAELGVATATPEALARLPSAERARAVLLVQDAFTSHFEAALVVDACALLVALGFKPWLVPYRPNGKPLHVHGFLARFAAVARSNAAMLRALARSGVPLVGLDPSMTLTYRSEYAQALGGDDLPKVQILQEWLATQLDRIAPRPGNATLQLLPHCTERTNAPGAVRDWQAVFTHLGLRLDVLPAGCCGMAGTYGHEARNRATSEAIYGLSWGRHVAEAPGGNLLADGYSCRSQARLIDGVRLRHPVQALLDHVRTGAAAAPFHPEHAAAAAR; encoded by the coding sequence ATGATCCCGGTCCTGACCCGCCACACCGAGGCCGTGCCGCTCTATGAGGCGGTGGTCGCCGAACTGCGCCTGCGCGGCTTTGCGGGCGACCTGAGCGTATCGGCCGCGGACCGCGCGGTCTTTTCCACCGACAACTCGATCTATCAGGTCGAGCCGGGGGCCGTGGCCTTCCCGCGCTCGCGCGACGACCTCGTGCGCATCGCCAAGCTGCTGGACGACCCGCGCTTCACCGAGATCGTGATCCGCCCCCGCGGCGGGGCCACCGGCACCAACGGCCAGTCGCTCGGCCACGGCCTCGTGGTCGACACCTCGCGGCACATGAACCGCATCCTGGAGATCGACGTCGCGCGCCGCATCGTCCGGGTCGAGCCCGGGGTGGTGAAGGACCAGCTCAACCGGGCGCTGGCCGAGCACGGCCTGTTCTTCGCGCCCGAACTCTCGACCTCGAACCGCGCGACCATCGGGGGCATGATCTCCACCGATGCCTGCGGTCAGGGCTCCTGCCTCTACGGCAAGACCCGCGACCACGTCCTCGCGCTGACCTGCGTGCTCGCCGAAGGCACGGTCTGGACGGCCGAGCCGCTGGACGCGGCCGGCCTCGAAGCCGCCCAGGCCCGCAACGACCGGGTCGGCGAGATCCACCGCACCGTCGATACGGTCGTCACCGAGAATGCAGCGCTGATCGCCGAGCGCTTCCCCAAGCTCAACCGCTGCCTCACCGGCTACGACCTCGCCCATCTGCGCGATGCGGACGGCCGGTTCGACCTCAAGAGCGTGATCTGCGGCTCGGAGGGCACCCTGGCGCTGATCGCCGAGGCGCGGCTCAACGTTCTGCCGATCCCCAAGGCGTCGGTGCTGGTGGCGCTCTCCTACGTGGATTTCGACGCCGCCCTGCGGGACGCCCAGGCGCTGCTGCCGTTCGGCGCGGCCTCGGTGGAGACCATCGATTCCACCGTCCTGGGCCTCGCCCGCAAGGACCCGATCTGGGCCGAGGTCCGCGCCTTCTTCCCGGACGATCCCGCCGGCCGGCCGGTCCACGGCATCAACCTGGTGGAATTCGTCGGCGACGACGCGGACGGCGTGGATGCCGCCCTGGCGCGGCTCACCACGGTGCTGGAGGCCGAGCGCGGGACCGACACCAAGCGCCTCGGCTTCACCATCGCCCGCGGCGACGCGATCGAAAAACTCTGGACCATGCGCAAGAAGGCGGTGGGCCTGCTCGGGGCCGCCAAGGGCGATGCGCGCCCGATCCCGTTCGTCGAGGATACCGCGGTGCCGCCGGAGCGGCTCGCCGACTTCATCGCCGAGTTCCGGGCGCTGCTCGACGCCAAGGGGCTGCGCTACGGCATGTTCGGCCATGTCGATGCCGGCGTCCTTCACGTCCGTCCGGCCATCGACCTGAAGGATCCGAACCAGAACGCCCTGATCCGCGAGGTGACCGAGGGCGTGGTCGCGCTCACCGCAAAGTATGGCGGGCTGCTCTGGGGCGAGCACGGCAAGGGATTCCGCTCCGAGTTCGTGCCCGCGACCTTCGGGCCGCTGATGCCGGCGCTCGAAGCGGTCAAGCGCGCCTTCGACCCGGGCGACCGGATGAATCCGGGCAAGATCGCCACGGCCCGGGGCGGCGCGCTCACCCGGATCGACGGCGTGCCCCGCCGGGGCGAGCAGGACCGGACGATCCCGCCGCCGGTCCGGCAGGATTTCGACGAGGCCCTGCACTGCAACGGCAACGGCGCCTGCTTCACCTTCGATCCGGACGACGCGATGTGCCCGTCCTGGAAGGCGACCCGGGAGCGCCGGCATTCGCCCAAGGGCCGCGCCTCGCTGATGCGCGAGTGGCTGCGCCTGGCGTCACAGGCGGGCATGGACCCCTCCGCGGAGCTGAAGCGCCAGCGCCCCGGCTGGTGGGCCGATGTTTTCGCGACCATGCGCAGCGGTTTCCGGCGCCGCTCCGAGGCCGATGACTTCTCCCACGCCGTGAAGGAGGCGATGGACGGCTGCCTCGCCTGCAAGTCCTGCACGGGATCGTGCCCGATCAAGGTGGACGTCCCGACCTTCCGGGCGAAGTTCCTGGCACTCTACCATGCCCGCTACGCCAGGCCCCTGAAAGACCACCTCGTGGCCGCGCTGGAGCCGCTCCTGCCGCTGGCCGCCCGGATGCCGCGCCTGAGCAACGCGGCCCTGGCCAACCCGCTCGCCCGGATGCTGCTGGCCAAGGCCGGCCTGGTCGGGATCCCGGCCCTGTCGCCGATCGACCTGACGGCGCGGCTCGCCGAACTCGGCGTCGCCACCGCGACCCCGGAGGCGCTGGCCCGTCTCCCCTCGGCGGAGCGCGCGCGCGCAGTGCTGCTGGTGCAGGATGCGTTCACCAGCCATTTCGAGGCGGCCTTGGTCGTCGATGCCTGCGCGCTCCTGGTCGCGCTCGGCTTCAAGCCGTGGCTCGTGCCCTACCGGCCGAACGGTAAGCCGCTGCACGTGCACGGCTTCCTGGCCCGGTTCGCCGCGGTGGCGCGGTCCAACGCCGCGATGCTGCGGGCGCTCGCGCGCTCGGGCGTGCCGCTCGTCGGCCTCGATCCGTCGATGACGCTGACCTACCGGTCCGAATACGCCCAGGCGCTCGGCGGCGACGACCTGCCCAAGGTCCAGATCCTGCAGGAATGGCTTGCCACGCAGCTCGACCGGATCGCGCCCCGGCCGGGCAACGCGACCCTGCAGCTGCTGCCCCACTGCACCGAGCGCACCAACGCCCCCGGCGCGGTCCGCGACTGGCAGGCGGTGTTCACCCATCTCGGGCTGCGGCTCGACGTGCTGCCCGCGGGCTGCTGCGGCATGGCCGGGACCTACGGCCACGAGGCGCGCAACCGCGCCACCTCGGAGGCGATCTACGGCTTGAGCTGGGGGCGCCACGTGGCCGAGGCCCCCGGCGGCAACCTTCTGGCGGACGGCTATTCCTGCCGGTCGCAGGCCAGGCTGATCGACGGCGTGAGGCTCCGCCACCCGGTCCAGGCCCTCCTCGACCATGTGCGGACGGGGGCCGCCGCCGCGCCGTTCCATCCCGAGCACGCCGCGGCGGCGGCGCGATGA